A portion of the Drosophila sechellia strain sech25 chromosome 2R, ASM438219v1, whole genome shotgun sequence genome contains these proteins:
- the LOC116800654 gene encoding uncharacterized protein LOC116800654 translates to MSTPTPISGAVQGQEVPLPHELTAEWTVRAHLTFARAGETVQKEFSAPETVHPMRVVYKWCTPCEDPETEQDVDKTAATAGTSFRSTNSSATTNADSAFGSPHASRALNKPPVSTDCAAPLGATAQVCGTRCRSTCNIMVSAVADFLPQEAGTGSVNEPFVYHSKVRAQQLKDAFSQTSDTEEQPAKRRPAYEQRRATTEALMNFASKRQAEEANTYVPTYSPMPTTPSSTFKSASMSRIPPLAGNISQGTAPKIPNLGEKKPRTVHIDVYCTGSEGDEEEEADDERQADEEPSSSSDSELAGSKRYELDSNSTPQTVLNNEQMLLRHQRVSGGAMPRRLAQNQGKNKVGNQQQGNLNLGHAITKCSTAEEVCESKQLLFRKHIGDQRAAKLANLRQKYMRQPSDETISSTYPNSSRSTMPRDATCSSISSAVGGTDCVDSSWKDTDDIDTPLASFGLTKSDSFDYENSLDRLRISQMERLWSRQHSLDQGHAQTHLGAPSPHALQTITEVQSQRSSFQRSDTIPSESDGFSDANGFNTYPGRQSQLQQISHFPRNRPGFLQFFGPSGGPGVVAQPTPPATAPVQPAASATTDPFRLLHPSFRWKSEARDNLSVQVASGSPSSERSSPQLLSAATTVVRCGSEAPPSTTSASTFGTTVTPSPIAVRRFEISRDSPSLASEASTSVSGYTHEHLEKARRFGNVVAMRKPGHHVGPTKNPNCQCESCQRWLAERFQLRGRAFSLGEKPLLRRPQL, encoded by the exons ATGAGCACGCCCACGCCCATTTCGGGGGCGGTTCAGGGCCAGGAGGTTCCACTGCCTCATGAACTGACCGCCGAGTGGACCGTGCGAGCACATCTAACTTTTGCCCGAGCTGGTGAAACGGTGCAAAAGGAGTTCAGTGCTCCGGAGACGGTGCATCCGATGCGTGTGGTCTACAAGTGGTGTACGCCCTGCGAGGACCCAGAAACAGAACAGGATGTGGACAAG ACAGCGGCTACTGCGGGAACCAGCTTCCGTTCCACAAACTCCTCGGCCACCACGAATGCGGACTCGGCATTTGGCAGCCCACATGCTTCGAGAGCGCTTAACAAACCACCTGTATCCACTGATTGCGCCGCTCCTCTGGGAGCCACTGCTCAAGTGTGTGGAACCCGCTGCCGCAGCACCTGCAACATTATGGTGTCCGCGGTGGCAGATTTCTTGCCGCAAGAGGCGGGAACCGGGTCAGTGAATGAGCCCTTTGTGTATCACAGCAAAGTGCGAGCACAGCAGCTAAAGGATGCCTTCTCCCAGACAAGCGACACGGAGGAGCAGCCAGCCAAGAGACGTCCGGCTTATGAGCAACGAAGGGCCACCACCGAAGCACTGATGAATTTTGCCAGCAAGCGACAAGCGGAGGAGGCTAACACCTATGTG CCAACCTATTCGCCCATGCCCACAACACCTTCGTCTACATTTAAGTCGGCATCGATGTCGAGAATTCCACCGCTAGCTGGCAACATAAGCCAAGGAACAGCTCCTAAAATACCCAATTTGGGCGAGAAGAAACCCCGCACTGTTCACATCGATGTCTACTGCACCGGTTCAGAAGGtgatgaggaggaggaagcCGATGATGAGAGGCAGGCAGATGAAGAGCCCTCCAGCTCCTCCGACTCCGAGCTGGCTGGTAGCAAGCGATACGAGCTGGACTCGAATTCCACCCCTCAAACCGTGCTGAACAATGAGCAGATGCTACTGCGCCATCAGAGAGTCTCTGGGGGAGCTATGCCCAGGCGTTTGGCTCAGAATCAGGGGAAAAACAAAGTGGGAAATCAGCAGCAAGGCAATCTAAATTTGGGGCACGCCATTACAAAGTGCAGCACAGCCGAGGAAGTGTGCGAGTCCAAGCAGTTGCTTTTCCGCAAACACATTGGTGATCAGCGGGCGGCCAAATTGGCCAATCTACGCCAGAAATACATGCGCCAGCCCAGCGATGAGACCATCAGCAGCACATACCCTAATTCCTCGAGGTCTACGATGCCAAGGGATGCCACCTGCAGCAGCATTTCCAGTGCCGTGGGAGGAACGGATTGTGTGGATTCATCCTGGAAGGATACAGACGATATAGATACACCATTAGCCTCTTTTGGCTTGACCAAATCCGATAGCTTTGACTATGAGAACTCGCTTGATCGCCTGCGGATAAGCCAGATGGAGCGCCTTTGGTCCCGCCAGCACTCTTTGGACCAGGGTCACGCACAAACCCATCTGGGAGCACCATCCCCACATGCCCTGCAGACAATCACGGAGGTGCAGTCGCAACGAAGTTCTTTTCAGCGAAGCGATACCATACCCTCGGAATCGGATGGCTTCTCCGATGCCAATGGATTCAATACCTATCCGGGCAGGCAGTCGCAATTGCAGCAGATCTCGCACTTCCCTCGTAATCGGCCTGGTTTTCTGCAGTTCTTTGGACCCTCCGGTGGTCCCGGCGTTGTAGCACAACCCACTCCGCCAGCCACTGCACCTGTTCAACCCGCAGCGTCCGCTACTACGGATCCGTTTCGTCTGCTCCACCCGAGTTTTCGATGGAAGAGCGAAGCGCGCGATAACCTGAGCGTGCAGGTTGCTTCCGGATCACCCTCTTCCGAGCGTAGTTCGCCACAACTCCTGTCCGCTGCGACCACAGTGGTGCGTTGTGGCAGTGAGGCGCCGCCAAGCACCACATCCGCTAGTACTTTTGGGACCACAGTGACGCCTTCGCCAATTGCAGTGCGGCGTTTTGAAATCTCACGCGACAGTCCAAGTCTCGCTAGTGAAGCATCCACTTCGGTTTCCGGGTACACCCACGAGCATTTGGAGAAGGCGCGTCGCTTCGGCAACGTTGTGGCCATGAGAAAACCCGGCCATCATGTAGGACCCACCAAGAATCCGAATTGCCAATGCGAAAGCTGTCAGCGTTGGCTGGCCGAGAGGTTTCAGCTGCGCGGAAGAGCATTCTCTCTAGGCGAGAAGCCCTTATTAAGACGTCCACAGCTATAA